A window of Elephas maximus indicus isolate mEleMax1 chromosome X, mEleMax1 primary haplotype, whole genome shotgun sequence genomic DNA:
aaactGTAAGCAACATTTAACTATAAGAAAAACAGTCCTACAATAGTCGTATTCATCTTTTATTGTTCTTGACAATCAAACACAAATGCCTACTTGACGTTCATGCCTAAGCATCACTATTCCTCTAGTCCAGTTCCACCAAAAGAATAAATGATAAGGGAGAACAAATATACGGGTGCTGGCAAACACGTAAGAGATGTCTAGTTAAAAGATTAATGGTAGAATGTGGTTTACTAGAAAGCAGGCAAAGTAATCCCTAACCTGAGAAACTGCAAATGGTTGTCAGGGAAAAGTTGGCAGAATGTGAACTTACACCAAACTTTTACTGTCTACTGAAGCAGCATTAAGAAATGGCTCTCAAAACATAGGATACAAGCCAAAATAGTGGTTATCTCCAGgtgacaaaattatggaaaattcTAATTCTCTTCACATTTTATTATgcgtttttctattttctacagTAAACATGTATtatgaaagaaaacattttggaGGCTTGTTTTTAGAGCACACATAAAAACCCACATAAGTAGTACCAAATGGCTGGAAAAAATAGACTAAGGATAGGACCTCAAGGATTATCTAACCATACAGATCTGTGACTTGCTTTGCTCTCTATATCCTTCAATAAAACAAgtccttttatcatgaatggtctGATGTAGACTAGTTTACccataaaataatgtaaaaaaagaaTCCCACTGACCAGGGAATTATACTTTATGCAGAATTCCTCAGTGGCATTCAGATTAATTCCAGTGTGTACAATTTAAACATTTTGTAAGAAATCTAAAATAACAAAATCCAATGACCTGGCATTTTTCCTGAGTTAGGAAAGTGTTCCAGTGTAAAATGAAGCTTCAATTTCCTTCTCTGTATCAACCTTAATATGTCCAGAGAAGTACCACGCAAAACCAAGTAAAAGACAAAATGCTGTAAAACACACTGTTGTAAGATAACATTTTTACCAGAATTACGTGGAACTAATTCAACATACTATTTGGAACTAATTTAACTTTTCTAAATTCTCATCTGCAAATGAAAGACACATACAGTTAAAATTGATTATTACAAACCACTGTATTACAAAGATCAACTTTTACACTAGTCAAACATGACTCCTTAGGATTGATTTTAACATGTTCTTCCAATTTTATTATAATCATCACTGCCCCCAGAagcattttcattttgaaaaatcaaCTGAACGTTATCAGAAGGTGGTGTTCTCTTTAATCTTGTTTGCCTTCACGCCACTGTCGTGAGCCTTCGTTCCACGCCACGTACAGGAACAGGGCCAGCACCACGTGGACAGCAACCACTGCCACAATAGCGGCATAAAAATAGCTGTCCCGACTGGACATGCCCAAGGCGCCTACAAGGGaaaaaggttttcattttattccaaattttaccaaaatacaaaaaccaaagCCTACTACATTTTATTAGCTATATATTTATCTAgtcaggagcctgggtggtgcaagtggtttgcaattggctgctaaccattaggtaggtggtttgaacccgcgcagtgactctgcagaagaaaggcctggccatctgattccataaagattacggccaagaaaacccaacggagcaggtctcctctgtaacacatggcgtcaccataaGTTGTGGGCCAACCTGATGACTCGttgccaagcctgttgccattgagtcgattctgactcatagctaccctgtaggacagagtagaactgtcgcatagagtttccaaggagcgcccggtggatcttaactgccaacctttcggttagcagccacagctcttaaccactatgccaccagggtttccaacctgatgacagctaacaacatttACCTAGTCAGGCAATTAAAAAGTGAATACTTGTGAGTGGTGATCAACCAAGTACCTACTCAAGGACATGAGTATCTTCTATATACTAACAACATTATCTTAAAAGGAAACTGTAATTATAacttcatctaaagacttcagcaacaaaaagggaacttcattttctcttccttccaaTGTCTGTCACCAAAGgttggttgttagctgctgctgagtcaactccaactcatgatgaccccacgcacACGGGAACAAAccggtgcccagtcctgtgccatccccataatgggTTCTGGATtgcagttgtgatccatagaatcaTCACTGGCTCatctttgaaagtagatcactaggccttttttcctagttcctcttagtctggaagtgctcagaaacctgttcagcatcacagcaacaagccagcctccactgacagatgggtggtggctgtgcatgagatatactggccaggaatcgaacccaggtctcccacgtggaaggtgaaaATTTTACCACTGCCCCCACCCAAGGTATACTAAAACCCAAATTTCACTTCCTGTACCAGCCAAGCCCTGCTCTCAAAGGGATACCGAAAGAAATGATTTGCAATCAATTTCACAGAAAACCATAAACAAATAAGACATCAAGCAGAAATAACTGCGAGTGATGAAAAGTACGTTTCCTGAAGTTAAGACTCATTGTGAGCAGTATTTTTGGAAAAGCAAAAACAGTTGGAAGAAACGAAATAGACGACCCAGTCtgcaattatgaaaaaaaaaaaaaagcacaggatCTTAAGTAAATATATTGAGGGGAAAATGTCTTATTTTATGGGTCTAGAGTTACCTTCAAAAACGTATGATTTAGTCGTGAAATATAACCCGATAGGAACCGTAATCATCAAGGCGGTGAAGAACAGGAGCGTCTTCAGGGTAGATGCTAATGAACTTTCACTCCTGGAATAAATTAGACAAAGAAAATCAGCACCTGCTGGGCCGTTCCTGAGCATCCCTGTGTGCAGGCGTTCTAGGCAGCCACAGGCAAGACTCTGAACCGTGGTCCCTGCCTCGGAAGCAGTGGCCACAGGAGGACAAGTCCAGCCAGGGACTCGAACTGGAAGATCCCAGAGCCCTAACTGGGGAtcacaccgccaccaccacctccaagAGGCTGTCATTAAGATCCAGTGAGCGAATGAGTGTGGAAGTGGCTCCTGACCTCCAAAGCATGAcaaaaaaatgtacaaatcaTAATTACAGATTTTATAACCCCAGAGGTGTGGGAGAAGATACATAGAAAACAACTAATGAATGTTCACAAAGGATCGCCACCAACAAGACCCGATGGATACGGGTCAACGAGACCCGAGAGCCTAAGGAGAAGCAGCAGCCCGGAACAACCCAGATGCAGCTGCAGCCAGCAGACTTCAAAGGCCTGCATAATTAGTAGCTGGAGTAGCTAAAACTGAGGCTCCACCTAAGAAAACGGACACATTAAAGCTTGATGTAAACGTTTTCTATTTGGTAAATTCTGTCTACTGACTATtttaaaatcaaacacatattcCAATGAAAAAAGTTTTCTTCTAAAAGCAGTACGATTATCCTTAAGAATGCAATAAAGCTTTTCGAATtacttaaaggaaaagaaatctgATAAGCTGCTACTTAAAACATTAGCTATAtactgacggagcaggagagcaatgggatgcagacctcgaattctcataaaaagaccagacttaatgatctgactgagagtggaaagacgccagaggtcatggtccccagaccttctgttagcccaagacagaaaccattcccgacgccaactcttcagacagggattggactggactacaagatagaaaatgatattggtgagcaGTGagtttctatagggtcgctatgagtcggaattgactcgatggcagtgggttttttggttttggagtttcTTTGCTGAAGTatacacatgaggctatgtgggcagggGACTgaggctggttgaatggacaaagggaatacggggagagagaaggagcgtgctgtctcattagtgggagagcaactaggagtatatggcaaggtgtctataaatttttgtatgagagactggtttgtaaactttcacttaaaggacaataaaaataaaaaaaaaacattagcaaTATAAACATCAACATAAcagtacaaagaaacaaaactgggtaacataaaaatgttcaataacaggaaaatgatttttaaaaccgaatcaaacctgttgctgtcgagtccactccaactcatagcgaccttataggacacagtggaactgccccatagggtttccaaggctgtgatctttaaggaaaccgactgccacatatttctcccgtgaagctgctggtgggtttgagacgctgactttttggttggcagctgagtgcttaaccactgtgccaccagggctccctatactaTCCCAattatgttcaaaatatgtgcacacaaaaaaaagactagataAAGTACATAACTAAagttatttttcctgttttcaaaaTTGTCCTTAATGTTGTTTTTACTGACTTTTCATTAAGTAAATGTGTACGTTAGCAGCTGTTCTAGACCGTGCTACAAACAAGCCACGCTACTGAATGTGCAGCTTGGAGACACTGCCAGAAACCTTGGACACATGCCCACAGCTTGCCTCATACATTATAAAAGCAGCAAGCCCCAGAACTACAATCACTTAGTTTAAGgttcctttaaaagaaaaaagcaagcagCCTCAGACTACCTTAACACACTTCTAACCGTATCCCCATAGTTAACACTTGAGCTTGTTCTCTTTCTAGTAATCCTCAACTGGAGGCACCACTGAAGTTTTCATCTGTATCCTTAGGAAGGAGGCAGCCCAGCCTCCAAGGGCCAGAAAAAATAGCCTCTCTTCCATGCACCTTTCCTGATATATGGCCAGCTGGACCAAACTGTCCTCTGCTCTGGGATCCGACTGCATTTAGTTCATACCtgttagccctggtggcgccgtggttaagaacccagctgctaaccaaaaggttgccagttcgaatccaccagccactccttggaaatcctatgggacagttctactctgtcctatagggtcactatgagtcagaattgactcagcagcatcaGATCGGGTTTATTACAACACTTAATGGAACAGCCTGTTTCCTAGATAGTCCGGCACATTTCTCTGTACCCACAGTGAACCCAGGCTACAGTTATTAAAACTGGGTATACGATTAGCTTGGAGGGTTCTGGCAGCCCAGAAAAGGGAACATCTCAACTTTTTATCAATGGTCTCCAAACTTTTTTGACTCAATAAAACTTCTGACCAtcggttaaaaaaaattttttttttttaaatacacaacccaatataaccaaaccagttgtcatcaagtcaattcccactcatggcaaccccatacgtgtcagggtagaattgtgctccacagcattttcaaagGCTGCTTTTTTACAAGTAGATTACctggtctgtcttccaaggtgcctctgggtggactggaacctccaacttctcagttaggagctgagcttgttaactgtCTGTACTACCCCAATAtagacatggagccctggtggcacagtggttaagagctcggctgcgaaccgaaaggtcagcagttcaaatccaccagccgctccttggaaaccctatagggcagttctactctctcctataggctcaccatgagctggaatcaacgggtttggtggggttttttttggttttaatatagaCATCAAATTTTTTATAAATTATCTACATTCTACTGACACACTCTTTACaacataaaacacacacaaaaatagatACTACAAAGGATGAGATTAAAAGTACGTTGAAGTTAATAAATGGAAGTTCTATTTTCTTTTAGTACTTCAATGGATCTTTGCAGATCACTGAATTACACAGCCCTCATCTAATAAACACAAGCCCCCTCACTCTCGGAAGACACCTACTGTTCCCTAGCACTAAAATTTTGGAGGGATTTATTGTGTAACTCTTCCTGAAGAACATGACCATCTCCAGCAGCAATTctcaaaaacatataaaaagtcaCCATATGACCACTTCTTTGATGGACCACCCAACAAAGCACAGGACCTTCGTGTTTCTAAGGTGAGTTCAAGGATGTGTTTCAGGTATTCGAGTTTCAGGTTATCTAACTTGATAAAGGGACATAGTTTAGATAATCTAGAGAAAAGGAGGGTTCACAAATTATCTTTAGATTATCCCTGTTGAATACGTATTATCTGGCCCAGATTTTGGAAAAAGGCTTATTATTGAAGAGCTGATATatcataaaacaattttaaacagCATCAACCTTTCCTTTTGTACATGTTAATTTCTAGCCCCCATGCACTCAGCATACCATATCAATCTGTAGCCTATTTTCTTTCAATTCCCTCTCACTCCTGTTTTTACCTTAACCTTCAAAAACTTTGACTATTTTTCTGGGTTATGGCTGTTGCcatgtgccatcgagtagattccaaccctatagtgcagagtagaactgactcatagggttttctgggctgtaatcttcatagaaggCACCTTGGTGGCACTGTGGATAAgcaagcgctgggctgctaaccgaaagattggccagttcgaacccaccagcttctctgcggCAGAAAGATATGAccatttccgtaaagattacaacctcgaaaaccctatggggcacccaCCGGTGATGAATTTTTATGGGAGCCGGTCTCCAGGTCTgttctaagtgcttaaccattgtgccaccaggactccttcatttTTCCGGATTATAATTTCACAAATATGGGACTAGGTATAAAGGCAACCTAAGTGCACAAGCTTTTGAAAACTAGGAAACGTCCTCTCACTTTTATAGGCCATTTCCAGTCTCAGCTCACTACAGCTGGTGGCTCTACCGGAACAAAGCTGCTTGGGTAGGACTGGTGATTTATTCTCGAAACAAAGCAACTGATGCAAGTAATTGATTTCCTCTGTGTGTCTCCAATTCAGTATTATTGAGACTTGTTAGAAATGAGGACAGCGAAAGGCCAGAATTAAAGCTGGCCTCACACAAAGGACAAAATTCAGGTTGAGGCTTTTTGTGCCCCCACTCTTACCACCACCTAGAGTTCATCCACTTCACATCAACTTCTGCAGTGAATGCTGAGCAGAGGGAGATTACCACGCTCCCTTTTGTGGCAAGTAAGATTTAAGATGGGAATTCTTTTTTCAACTGCAAGTAGATTTCCATTGCAAATTCCATCAGAAAGCACTACAATCAATCTGGTAAAGCTACTGTATTCCAACCTGACGTACTGAAAAAAATTGGCTGGTATCCTCATAATAGTGGAAAAAATACCCAGGTCGGCATTGTGAGGGACTGAAAAGATGATAGAACTCCAAAGATCAGGGGCTTTGGAGTCAGCGGGCCTGGTCAAATGGCAGCTTCACCACTTACCAATTGTATGGCCCAactttgtgatcttgggcaagttacttatcctGACTCTCAACATCACCACCTTTGAAATCGGGAAATGAAGCAGTTTCTTAATTCGGAGGCTGGCTCTAAAGTGCCTACACTGAACCTGGCACAAAGGAGGTCGTCCCATCAATGGGGGCCaacccctccccactccccagcCTACCTGCTCTCCCACCAAATTCCTACTCTCAGCCCCCGGCCTACAGGCTCCCCAAGGGAAGCAGTGTCCCCCCAGCCGCTGCCCCTACTCCTTTCCATCTGCACTCCTACAACCAACAGTCACCAAGCCCCTGTGAGGCAGGCCCtgcaggggaggaggaggaggcgaaGCAGGCCAGGTTCCTATACTCAGGGAGCTCTCCCTGGAGTGAAGACAGAGTGCAAGGTCGCACCACAGACAGGGAGAGGAAGCACAGGACGGGGGCTGGAGCTGCAGGCCCGCGACTCAGCCGCCTCGCCCCCCGCGCCCCAGCCCCGTTCCCGATCGCGGGACCAGCCTCCCGTGCGGACGCCAATCCAGCCAGCCCCTTTGAGGTCCCCGGCCCGCAGCCGCCCCAAGGGCCAGGCTGGCCGCCGGCCGCGGGCAGCCGGCCTCCCCACGGCCCGCTCGGGGTACCTGAAGTCGGGCGGCTGCAGGGCATTCAGCGCCGCTTTGTCCAAGCGCTCCATGGCGGCACCACGCCAGCAAGGCTAGAGGGCGGGGCGGTGAGGCTCCTGGCGCGCTCTGTCCGCGGGCGGAAGACAGGGCAACCTGGCCGGCCGGAAGTGCCTGCCGGCGGGGCCGCGGCGCAGGCGCGGCGCGACGAGGGGACGCAGGGCGCGGAGCAGGCGCTCACGTGACTTACCGACCTGGGCGGTGCGGCGTGCGGCCTGCCAGGGGCGGCCTGCGCTCGAGGAGCAGGCCTGGCGAGTGGCCTAGCCACTCCACGTTGAGCCGGGCCTTGCCGCGCAGCATGGTCCTCTGGGGCCGGCGGCGCGGGCGCCGCCCCCCGAGCGCGCACAACCAGCTCTGCTCCCCGCCGTCCTGGCCCTTCTCTCCAAGCTGTGGCAGGGACGCGACCAGGCCCAACAAGGCACAAGTAAGGACGACCAGACGGACGACTGCGGTGCTAGGCAACTAAGCAGTTtccgacaacagcaacaacacaaaaagagaaatgcaCATTATTCTCTCAGCCCTCGAGCAAACGCTTAGCTCAGTAATAATTACCCGCTGTGGACCTCCAGCCGCAGGAAGCAGGGAGGAATTAGCTTAACACTCACCCTCGTTCTTAAAACTAGAGACTGTCAGAGCTGAAAGAGCCCTTGCTGAAAGTGCTGAGAGGGCTGAGAGTGACTGTTCTGGGCCCGATGCCGGTGACCCCAACTTCCACTTAAAGTTACAAACATTTTGCAGCTGCTCAGAAAGCAGCCAATGAGACAACAGAGACTCAAATAGTAAGGACAGATGGGCTTGCCTGGCTTCGGCAACCGAGAGAGGTCTAAACGAAAAGGGTGCGTAAGCCTAGGGTCAGGCTTGACAAAATTAGGCTGCCACTGGCTGCTACCAAGAGGACAGCCCATACATGGTCAATGCCTGGACAAGGCAGCTGACCACACATCTATTTTCTGCGCTACATGGACACAAAGACCACATCTGAAATCATGACTAAACTAGCAGCTTAGAACAGTAGAAAGGGCCATGGACTGGGTAGCAGGAAGCCAGGGTTTAAGTCCAAACTTAATCCCTCTCTGGACCTCATCTGTACAAGGAGGCGGGTGGCTAAGAACCACCTAATGTCACAACTAGGGCAGAACTAGAGCTAATCTACCTCTGGGGTCGGCAAACTGTGGCCAGCAGACCAAATACATAGGGCCTATCAgccgtttggaaaccctggtggcatagtggttaagtactatagctgctaacccaagagtcggcagttcaaatccgccaggcgctccctggaaactctactgggcagttctactctgtcctatagggttgctgtgagctggaatcgactcgacggcactgggttttgtttttggatcaGCCGTTTTTGTACAgcccatgagctaagaatggtttttacatttttaaatggttgaaaaaaatcaaaaggagaaCTATTTCATGACATGAAAAttctatgaaattcaaatttcagtgtccataaataaaattttattgcaacacagccacactcattcatttgtattgtctgtggctgctttcacagTACAACAGCAGTGCTGAGTAGTTATGACAGAGACCCTAtggtctgcaaagcctaaaatattttctattgggccctttacaggaaaagtttaCCAATCCCTGTTCTAGCTAATCACCCTGCACTGAAGTCCTTGAagccttaaaaaaccaaacccattgccatcaagttgattctgacttatagcaaccctacaggacagaactgccccacagggtttccaaggagcgcctggtggatttgaactgccgaccttttggttagcagccatagctcttaaccagtacaccaccaccGTTTCGTTTTGTTTCCTTAGGGACCCATAAATAT
This region includes:
- the VMA21 gene encoding vacuolar ATPase assembly integral membrane protein VMA21 isoform X2; the protein is MERLDKAALNALQPPDFRSESSLASTLKTLLFFTALMITVPIGLYFTTKSYVFEGALGMSSRDSYFYAAIVAVVAVHVVLALFLYVAWNEGSRQWREGKQD
- the VMA21 gene encoding vacuolar ATPase assembly integral membrane protein VMA21 isoform X1 — translated: MLRGKARLNVEWLGHSPGLLLERRPPLAGRTPHRPGRSESSLASTLKTLLFFTALMITVPIGLYFTTKSYVFEGALGMSSRDSYFYAAIVAVVAVHVVLALFLYVAWNEGSRQWREGKQD